In Bacteroidota bacterium, a single genomic region encodes these proteins:
- a CDS encoding FkbM family methyltransferase → MASIFWGFYESAERRLLMKYYDGSQDVVELGASIGIISSHIAGKLKPNRKLICVEANSNLLPTLRNNIQKRISSNSFFYLEHKAVNVKLEEVDFFIASDTTASSIAAEQSDETTVIKTTTLSSLVSQYNLSSYFLVCDIEGAEAELLWHDVRAFDNCIGMIIELHHTHTDGTEKSIDDMVQRCISYFGFHLKEQDGNVFCFMKY, encoded by the coding sequence ATGGCTTCTATATTTTGGGGCTTTTATGAAAGTGCAGAACGGAGACTTTTAATGAAATATTATGATGGCTCACAGGATGTCGTGGAGTTGGGAGCCAGTATAGGTATTATCTCAAGTCATATAGCAGGCAAATTAAAACCGAATAGAAAATTGATCTGTGTAGAAGCTAATTCCAATTTATTGCCAACGCTTAGAAATAATATACAAAAACGCATTTCATCAAATAGCTTCTTTTATTTAGAGCATAAAGCTGTAAATGTAAAATTAGAAGAAGTTGATTTTTTTATTGCTTCAGATACAACCGCATCGAGCATAGCTGCGGAACAGAGCGATGAAACAACCGTAATAAAAACGACTACACTGTCTTCGTTGGTTTCACAATATAATCTTTCTTCTTATTTCTTAGTTTGCGATATAGAAGGAGCAGAAGCGGAGTTACTGTGGCATGATGTTCGAGCTTTTGATAACTGTATTGGCATGATAATCGAACTACATCACACCCATACTGATGGTACAGAAAAATCTATTGACGATATGGTGCAACGTTGTATATCATATTTTGGCTTTCATTTAAAAGAGCAAGACGGAAATGTATTCTGTTTTATGAAATATTAA